A genomic segment from Methanoplanus limicola DSM 2279 encodes:
- a CDS encoding polyprenyl synthetase family protein produces the protein MNLEEYLENTAELVDLELNRQFGGLPTQLGKASSHLLLAGGKRLRPAVTLLAADLVSKGRSLDILPAALALEVTHTFTLVHDDIMDGDSVRRGAPTVHVKWDEPTAILAGDVLYAEAFELITNSLADNLAKVHSVAILARTCVEICQGQHEDMSFENRDDVDSFEYIDMVGKKTGKLYAAAASIGATLAGGNKKEVSALYDWGYHSGIAFQIQDDLIDFMGETEKTGKDRASDLREGKKTLIAIIAKEKGIDLSKYRKDSLTDEEIQEAIDILTDAGVIEEARNAAMEHVEKARHMLAVFPECEESRILGEITDYFINRGY, from the coding sequence ATGAATCTTGAAGAATATCTTGAAAATACTGCTGAACTTGTCGACCTTGAACTGAACAGGCAGTTTGGAGGGCTTCCTACCCAGCTTGGGAAAGCAAGCAGCCATCTCCTCCTTGCGGGTGGCAAGAGGTTAAGGCCTGCAGTGACGTTACTTGCAGCTGATCTCGTCTCTAAAGGGAGATCACTGGATATACTTCCGGCAGCACTTGCCCTTGAGGTTACGCACACTTTCACCCTTGTTCATGACGATATAATGGACGGCGATTCTGTCAGAAGAGGTGCGCCGACTGTTCATGTAAAATGGGACGAGCCTACAGCAATTCTTGCAGGTGATGTATTATATGCTGAGGCATTCGAGCTTATAACCAATTCTCTTGCTGATAATCTTGCAAAAGTTCATAGTGTTGCTATTCTTGCAAGAACCTGTGTTGAGATATGTCAGGGTCAGCATGAGGATATGTCGTTTGAGAACCGCGATGATGTGGACTCTTTTGAATATATCGATATGGTCGGTAAGAAAACCGGGAAGTTATACGCTGCCGCTGCTTCAATAGGTGCAACTCTTGCGGGTGGTAATAAAAAAGAGGTTTCGGCTCTCTATGACTGGGGTTACCACAGCGGCATCGCTTTTCAGATTCAGGATGACTTAATTGACTTTATGGGTGAGACCGAAAAGACAGGAAAAGACCGGGCTTCGGATCTCCGAGAGGGCAAAAAGACACTTATTGCAATTATTGCAAAGGAGAAGGGCATTGATCTCTCAAAGTACAGAAAGGATTCCTTAACCGATGAGGAGATACAGGAGGCTATTGATATTCTCACAGATGCAGGAGTTATTGAGGAAGCCAGGAATGCTGCTATGGAGCATGTTGAGAAGGCCAGACATATGCTTGCAGTTTTCCCTGAATGTGAGGAGAGCAGGATTCTTGGGGAGATTACAGATTACTTCATCAACAGAGGCTATTAA
- a CDS encoding RNase J family beta-CASP ribonuclease, with the protein MEVEIIAVGGYGEVGRNMTAVRVGKDIVIFDMGLRLDQIMIHEDAEVENMHSLDLIEMKAIPDDTIMNTVAGSVKAIVCTHGHLDHIGAIPKLAHRYNAPIIGTPYTAKLIEQQIEGEKKFGVNNKVFSLNAGKKYRYQITPDISLEFVNVQHSIIDTAMAVLHTPAGIIVYANDFKLDRTPVLGNPPDFARMAELGREGVLALIVESTNVSLPGRCPSEKVAHKLVRDVMTSYEDDKCAMMVSTFSSHIARVKTIAECAHEIGRKPVLLGRSMERYSSTAEQMKLVGFPDTLSMYGNRKTVDRMFRRIMKEGKDKFVPIVTGHQGEPGAILTRLAAGNTPYRVDKGDKILYSAKIIPNPMNYGQRYHQETFLRMKGARIFQELHVSGHAQKEDHYEVIHLFNPQHIIPSHGDIDMTGAYVRFAEDCGYTLNNDIHILRNGMRVNVSK; encoded by the coding sequence ATGGAAGTAGAAATAATTGCCGTAGGCGGTTATGGAGAAGTCGGCCGTAATATGACAGCCGTCCGCGTAGGCAAAGATATAGTAATATTTGATATGGGCCTTCGCCTTGACCAGATAATGATTCATGAGGATGCTGAAGTTGAAAATATGCATTCTCTTGATCTCATTGAGATGAAGGCTATTCCTGATGACACTATAATGAATACTGTCGCGGGCAGTGTGAAGGCGATAGTCTGCACTCACGGACATCTTGACCATATAGGTGCCATTCCAAAGCTTGCGCACCGCTATAATGCCCCGATTATCGGAACGCCCTATACTGCAAAACTTATCGAACAGCAGATTGAGGGCGAGAAGAAGTTTGGTGTCAATAATAAGGTATTTTCACTGAATGCCGGAAAGAAGTACAGGTACCAGATAACTCCCGATATAAGCCTTGAGTTTGTCAATGTCCAGCACAGTATAATTGATACTGCAATGGCGGTATTACATACACCTGCCGGAATAATCGTATATGCAAATGATTTCAAGCTTGACAGGACTCCTGTGCTTGGAAACCCTCCGGACTTTGCCCGTATGGCAGAACTTGGGCGTGAAGGGGTTTTAGCCCTTATTGTAGAGAGTACAAATGTAAGCCTTCCGGGAAGATGTCCGAGTGAGAAGGTCGCCCATAAACTTGTCAGGGATGTTATGACAAGCTATGAGGATGATAAATGCGCCATGATGGTAAGCACTTTTTCATCCCATATCGCCCGTGTAAAGACCATTGCAGAATGTGCACATGAGATCGGCAGAAAACCGGTGCTGCTTGGAAGGTCAATGGAGAGATACTCCTCTACTGCCGAACAGATGAAACTTGTAGGATTCCCGGACACGCTCTCAATGTATGGCAACAGGAAGACTGTTGACAGGATGTTTCGTAGGATCATGAAGGAGGGCAAGGACAAGTTTGTGCCTATTGTTACCGGTCACCAGGGTGAACCTGGTGCAATTTTAACAAGGCTTGCCGCCGGAAATACGCCTTACCGTGTTGATAAGGGTGATAAGATCCTCTACAGTGCCAAGATCATTCCAAATCCGATGAACTACGGGCAGAGGTACCATCAGGAGACATTCCTGAGAATGAAGGGCGCCCGTATCTTTCAGGAACTTCACGTGAGCGGCCACGCCCAGAAGGAAGATCATTATGAAGTTATTCATCTCTTCAATCCTCAGCATATCATCCCGTCCCACGGTGATATTGACATGACCGGGGCATATGTCCGGTTTGCAGAGGATTGCGGATATACTTTAAATAATGATATACACATTCTGAGAAACGGTATGAGAGTAAATGTCAGTAAATAA
- the fni gene encoding type 2 isopentenyl-diphosphate Delta-isomerase: MTTIDKSGYTSSRKREHLEICCEKPVESGFSGFEDIRLVHNALPECDMNNIDRGAEFLGYELSSPLFIAAMTGGHSDTAEVNAVLAEAAEHFNIGMGVGSQRAALENPELEDSFTIVRERAPGAFLCGNLGAVQLAEKGPEWADRAVEMIDAEALCIHLNPLQEAIQPEGDHNSGGCLEAIRDLCLSSKYPVIVKETGCGISGETAKMLCDAGVSAIDTGGLGGTSWAAVEALRADSDLLARMGDDFNDWGIPTAVSLMEVADCGVPVIATGGLKSGIDIAKSVALGASLGGMALKLLKPAMKSREALFEEIELINRELTVAMYLTGSGNLAELSKVGAYITGKTAQMKNRMEMNKIWK; this comes from the coding sequence GTGACAACAATAGATAAATCCGGATATACATCCTCAAGAAAGAGAGAGCATCTTGAGATATGCTGTGAAAAACCTGTTGAATCAGGTTTTTCAGGTTTTGAGGATATAAGGCTTGTTCATAATGCACTTCCTGAGTGTGATATGAATAATATTGACAGAGGGGCTGAGTTTCTTGGCTATGAGCTATCTTCGCCACTTTTTATTGCCGCAATGACCGGCGGGCACAGTGATACCGCTGAGGTCAATGCAGTTCTTGCCGAGGCGGCAGAACACTTTAATATTGGCATGGGTGTCGGTTCCCAGCGTGCTGCTCTTGAAAATCCCGAACTTGAGGACAGTTTTACAATAGTCCGTGAAAGGGCGCCAGGTGCATTTCTGTGCGGCAATCTCGGTGCGGTTCAGCTTGCAGAAAAAGGTCCTGAATGGGCAGATCGTGCTGTGGAGATGATTGACGCAGAGGCGCTCTGTATTCATTTAAATCCGCTTCAGGAAGCAATTCAGCCGGAGGGTGATCATAATTCCGGCGGATGCCTTGAGGCTATCCGGGACCTGTGCCTCTCTTCCAAATATCCTGTCATCGTTAAGGAGACAGGGTGCGGAATATCGGGTGAGACTGCAAAGATGCTCTGTGATGCAGGAGTCTCTGCCATAGATACCGGGGGACTCGGCGGAACATCGTGGGCGGCTGTTGAGGCTCTCAGGGCTGACAGTGACCTTCTGGCAAGGATGGGTGACGATTTTAATGACTGGGGCATACCGACTGCTGTATCCTTAATGGAAGTTGCGGACTGTGGTGTGCCTGTTATCGCAACCGGAGGCTTAAAATCCGGAATAGATATTGCAAAATCAGTTGCACTCGGAGCCTCTCTTGGCGGCATGGCGTTAAAGCTTTTAAAACCGGCCATGAAATCACGTGAAGCGCTCTTTGAAGAGATTGAACTTATAAACCGTGAACTTACCGTTGCCATGTACCTGACCGGTTCAGGAAATTTAGCTGAACTGTCTAAAGTCGGGGCATATATCACGGGAAAGACGGCTCAGATGAAAAACAGAATGGAGATGAATAAAATATGGAAGTAG
- a CDS encoding isopentenyl phosphate kinase — translation MTVKEIIILKLGGSVITDKSGSCMIDEERISAVAKEISTRKDIFPVVIHGAGSCGHPEAKEHHIDKGLDHNNRSGIFITHAAVRKLNERVVDALRASGVEAVGIHPLDACTAKNGRLISFELGPVEMLVRHGIVPVLHGDVVMDLGQGACIVSGDQLVSYLGGNMAVDRIGLATNVSGVLKDGYVIERITSESIADLTFNDSGNTDVTGGMKGKIEELLVLAEDGISSGIFHIDRLGDFLDGRSHGGTVVTKDH, via the coding sequence ATGACAGTTAAAGAAATTATTATTTTAAAACTGGGCGGTAGTGTTATCACTGACAAATCCGGCAGCTGCATGATAGACGAAGAGAGAATTTCTGCTGTTGCAAAGGAGATATCCACAAGAAAGGACATATTTCCGGTTGTCATCCACGGTGCAGGATCATGCGGTCATCCGGAAGCGAAAGAACATCATATTGATAAAGGTCTGGATCATAATAATAGATCAGGTATATTTATCACCCATGCGGCAGTCAGAAAACTGAATGAACGGGTGGTAGATGCGCTTCGTGCCAGTGGAGTGGAGGCAGTAGGTATTCACCCGCTTGATGCATGTACCGCAAAAAACGGACGTCTAATATCATTTGAGCTTGGTCCTGTTGAAATGCTGGTTCGTCATGGCATTGTTCCTGTTTTACACGGGGATGTTGTGATGGATCTGGGTCAGGGTGCCTGTATTGTATCAGGCGATCAACTTGTCAGTTACCTTGGAGGGAATATGGCAGTTGACAGGATTGGGCTTGCAACCAATGTCTCCGGGGTTCTCAAAGACGGATACGTAATAGAGAGAATAACCTCAGAGTCAATTGCAGATCTGACTTTCAATGATTCAGGGAACACTGATGTTACAGGTGGAATGAAAGGCAAAATAGAAGAACTTCTTGTTCTTGCCGAAGACGGGATCAGTTCCGGTATATTCCATATAGACAGACTTGGTGATTTCCTGGACGGGCGCAGCCACGGCGGAACTGTGGTGACCAAAGACCATTAG
- the mvk gene encoding mevalonate kinase: MATCSAPGKVFLFGEHAVVFGKPGIAMGIKPRVFVTVRRGKNPPRVNSPYIENCFEQTGVNGSAYIHSQLPSSSGLGSSAAVTVATLSAINEEYNLGMDRSHIASTAFKIEKKVQRGRASPTDTFVSTYGGLVLVKDNKRRILPPENLSLVIGNTMVSHKTAELVGMVGEFRRSNPHVVDPILDAIEAVTIRSLHNFHNQKTLGRYMDVNHALLEALGVGHPMLTRLVTAARTSGAYGAKMTGAGGGGCMIALCPKRSKSRIAKAIEAAEGRAIITSIDTDGVRTEDDS; this comes from the coding sequence ATGGCCACCTGCAGCGCACCCGGCAAGGTCTTTCTTTTTGGTGAACATGCAGTGGTTTTCGGAAAACCGGGCATTGCCATGGGAATCAAACCCCGGGTTTTTGTCACTGTAAGGAGGGGCAAAAATCCACCGCGTGTGAATTCACCTTACATTGAGAACTGTTTTGAGCAGACCGGCGTTAACGGGAGTGCATATATCCATTCGCAGCTGCCTTCGTCTTCCGGACTTGGGTCTTCTGCTGCTGTAACTGTGGCAACACTTTCAGCTATAAATGAGGAGTATAACCTCGGCATGGACAGGTCACATATCGCCTCGACTGCCTTTAAGATCGAGAAAAAGGTCCAGCGCGGAAGGGCCAGCCCTACCGACACTTTTGTATCCACATATGGCGGCCTTGTCCTGGTAAAGGACAATAAAAGAAGAATACTTCCGCCTGAAAATCTCAGTCTTGTAATCGGGAATACGATGGTGTCCCATAAGACTGCTGAACTTGTTGGCATGGTCGGAGAGTTCAGGCGCAGTAACCCCCATGTTGTTGACCCGATTCTTGATGCTATTGAGGCAGTGACTATCAGGTCACTTCATAATTTCCATAATCAGAAGACTCTCGGACGGTATATGGATGTCAATCATGCACTCCTTGAGGCGCTCGGTGTAGGTCACCCAATGCTCACCCGCCTTGTGACTGCCGCCCGGACATCCGGTGCCTACGGAGCAAAGATGACTGGTGCGGGTGGCGGAGGGTGCATGATTGCACTCTGTCCCAAGAGGTCAAAGAGCCGGATTGCAAAGGCAATAGAAGCGGCAGAAGGAAGAGCTATAATTACGTCAATAGATACCGACGGGGTACGGACTGAGGATGACAGTTAA
- the amrB gene encoding AmmeMemoRadiSam system protein B codes for MELRRSTLAGSFYPADSSVLRKQLKSFFENIPDKSLSALPEPFGVVSPHAGIIFSGQTSAYAYSAIPKEFKGTFVVIGPSHAGYPDCVSTDNWETPLGTLKNDNGFIRNLDIPVDNYAHRQRENSLEVQMQFIKYRFPDCRIVPVLVGSQTRRNSLSLAEKLFKAIELSENPVKIVASSDFSHYISDKDARMLDNYAIDALLHLDTAEFYRRINDEGISACGYGPIMVMAEVSKRLGAKKAVKLHYSTSGDINGDRSQVVGYASLAVV; via the coding sequence ATGGAATTACGCAGGAGCACTCTTGCCGGCAGTTTCTATCCGGCAGATTCTTCTGTTCTGAGAAAACAACTGAAATCTTTTTTTGAAAACATTCCTGATAAATCACTTTCTGCACTTCCAGAGCCTTTTGGCGTTGTATCGCCGCACGCAGGAATTATATTCTCCGGACAGACATCCGCATATGCTTATTCGGCAATTCCCAAAGAATTTAAGGGAACTTTTGTTGTTATAGGTCCCAGCCACGCCGGCTATCCAGACTGCGTCTCAACTGACAACTGGGAAACACCTCTTGGGACTCTTAAAAATGACAACGGTTTTATCAGAAACCTGGACATTCCGGTTGACAATTACGCACACAGGCAGAGAGAGAATTCTCTTGAGGTTCAGATGCAGTTCATCAAGTACCGTTTTCCGGACTGCCGGATTGTGCCGGTTCTGGTGGGCAGTCAGACCAGGAGGAATTCACTTTCTCTTGCAGAGAAGCTTTTTAAAGCCATTGAACTGTCAGAGAATCCTGTAAAGATTGTGGCATCATCGGATTTCTCACATTACATCAGTGATAAGGATGCCAGAATGCTTGACAACTATGCAATTGATGCCCTCTTACATCTTGATACTGCTGAATTTTACCGGAGAATTAATGACGAAGGGATCTCTGCATGTGGTTATGGTCCTATTATGGTTATGGCTGAGGTTTCAAAGAGACTTGGGGCAAAGAAAGCAGTTAAGCTTCATTACTCAACAAGTGGTGACATTAATGGCGACCGGAGCCAGGTTGTCGGTTATGCGTCATTAGCGGTGGTTTAA
- the rpsB gene encoding 30S ribosomal protein S2 yields the protein MNSNEIEIELKESLVPVEEYLAAGVHIGTQQKSQDMKKFIYRVRGDGLYILDIQQTDERIKVAADFIAKFDPAKVLVVTSRQYGQYPARKFAEAVGGVSKVGRFIPGLLTNQSIREYIEPDVVVVTDPIGDLQVINEAVQCGIPIVALCDTNNITKYIDIVIPTNNKGRKALSLVYYLLAKEVMSKRGIATSLTPEDFEVEL from the coding sequence TTGAATTCAAATGAAATAGAGATTGAACTGAAAGAATCACTTGTGCCTGTAGAAGAATATCTGGCTGCCGGAGTTCATATTGGAACACAGCAGAAGAGTCAGGATATGAAAAAGTTCATATACCGTGTAAGGGGAGACGGACTTTACATCCTTGACATCCAGCAGACAGATGAGCGCATCAAAGTCGCAGCAGATTTTATCGCTAAATTTGATCCTGCAAAGGTGCTTGTTGTCACATCACGTCAGTACGGCCAGTACCCTGCAAGAAAGTTTGCAGAGGCTGTCGGTGGTGTTTCAAAGGTCGGAAGGTTTATTCCGGGCCTTTTAACAAATCAGAGCATCAGGGAATACATCGAACCTGATGTTGTAGTTGTAACAGATCCTATCGGAGATCTTCAGGTAATCAACGAGGCTGTCCAGTGTGGCATTCCTATTGTGGCACTCTGCGATACAAACAATATTACCAAGTACATCGATATTGTAATCCCGACAAACAACAAGGGCAGAAAAGCCCTCAGTCTTGTCTATTACCTCCTTGCAAAGGAAGTAATGAGCAAACGCGGTATTGCAACTTCACTTACACCTGAAGATTTTGAAGTAGAGTTATAA
- a CDS encoding DNA-directed RNA polymerase subunit K translates to MNTYTRYERARIVGARSLQISMGAPLLVKTDRIDPLEIALEEYELGVIPITVKRK, encoded by the coding sequence ATGAATACATACACCAGATATGAGAGAGCCAGAATTGTAGGTGCACGCTCTCTTCAGATTTCAATGGGCGCACCTCTTCTGGTTAAGACTGACAGGATTGATCCGCTTGAGATCGCTCTTGAGGAGTATGAATTAGGTGTCATACCCATCACCGTTAAGAGAAAATAG
- a CDS encoding DNA-directed RNA polymerase subunit N, which yields MIPVRCFTCGRVVSVYYEEFKKRRDAGEEIRDILDDLGLERYCCRRMLLTHKEIIDDLNPYQ from the coding sequence ATGATTCCGGTCCGGTGCTTTACATGCGGAAGAGTAGTTTCCGTATACTACGAAGAGTTTAAGAAAAGAAGAGATGCCGGTGAGGAGATCAGGGATATCCTTGACGATCTGGGGCTTGAGCGCTACTGTTGCAGGAGGATGCTGCTCACCCATAAAGAGATCATTGATGATCTCAACCCTTACCAATAA
- a CDS encoding 30S ribosomal protein S9, translating to MSKVINTSGKKKTAIARATFKEGNGRIRINSIPLEIYSTEIARMKISEPILLFPGSTDDVDVTVDVSGGGYMGQAEAVRTAIARGIVNWHNDPRVKDAYLEYDRTLLVNDSRQKEAKKPHGRGARKKFQKSYR from the coding sequence ATGTCTAAAGTAATAAATACGAGCGGAAAAAAGAAGACCGCAATTGCAAGGGCTACATTTAAAGAAGGAAACGGGAGAATCAGAATCAATTCCATCCCTCTTGAGATATACAGCACAGAAATTGCAAGGATGAAAATTTCAGAGCCAATCCTTCTCTTCCCTGGTTCAACAGATGATGTTGATGTAACTGTTGATGTTTCAGGCGGAGGTTACATGGGCCAGGCTGAGGCTGTAAGAACAGCAATTGCACGTGGTATTGTAAACTGGCACAATGATCCAAGGGTAAAGGACGCATATCTTGAATATGACAGGACTCTCCTTGTTAATGACTCACGCCAGAAGGAAGCCAAGAAGCCACACGGCCGTGGTGCAAGGAAGAAATTCCAGAAGTCTTATCGTTAG
- a CDS encoding 50S ribosomal protein L13, which yields MVTVIDAAGLRLGRLASIVAKRSLQGEEIAIINAEAAVISGAKARVLADYDQKRKRGSREGGPFYPRRPDHIVKRTIRGMLPYKRQRGIEAFARVKVYVGVPEEFADIKAETIESAHIEGLSTPKYVAVGTISSILGAKF from the coding sequence ATGGTTACAGTTATCGATGCAGCCGGTCTGCGCCTTGGAAGACTTGCAAGCATTGTTGCAAAACGTTCACTTCAGGGTGAAGAGATTGCAATCATCAATGCAGAAGCTGCAGTGATCTCCGGTGCAAAAGCCCGTGTTCTTGCAGATTATGATCAGAAGAGAAAGCGCGGCTCCAGAGAAGGCGGACCGTTCTATCCAAGAAGACCTGATCATATAGTAAAACGCACCATCAGGGGGATGCTTCCTTACAAGAGACAGCGTGGTATTGAGGCATTCGCCCGTGTAAAAGTCTATGTTGGTGTGCCTGAAGAGTTTGCAGACATAAAAGCCGAGACTATTGAATCTGCCCACATTGAAGGTCTTTCAACACCCAAATATGTGGCTGTCGGAACAATAAGCAGCATTCTTGGAGCAAAATTCTAA
- a CDS encoding 50S ribosomal protein L18e, translating into MKIATKTNPRYSALVATLKDASRTNDAGVWREIAKRLEAPSRNHAEVNLNKISRYAREGETVIVPGKVLGSGVLSSGVSVAALNFSESAIDKIKNANGTCMTIEDLVKSNPEGKSVRILR; encoded by the coding sequence ATGAAGATAGCTACTAAGACAAATCCGCGCTACTCTGCCCTGGTTGCAACTCTAAAGGATGCATCAAGGACCAATGATGCAGGCGTATGGCGTGAGATTGCAAAAAGGCTGGAGGCTCCCTCCAGAAACCACGCTGAAGTTAATCTGAATAAAATCAGCAGATACGCACGTGAAGGCGAAACTGTAATTGTTCCCGGCAAGGTCCTTGGAAGCGGTGTGCTTTCATCAGGAGTTTCTGTCGCGGCACTAAACTTCAGCGAATCAGCCATTGACAAAATTAAAAATGCCAACGGCACCTGCATGACCATAGAAGACCTCGTAAAGTCAAATCCCGAGGGTAAAAGCGTAAGAATTCTGAGGTGA
- a CDS encoding DNA-directed RNA polymerase subunit D, producing the protein MEITFSRLDENAAKFILKGTTFAFANSFRRAMITDVPTLAIEDVYLYDNNSALFDEILTHRLGLIPITTDLSEYVRRDECSCGGEGCSQCQAVFTLSVEGPGIVMSGDLVPQNPGAVPVNPDIPIVKLDEDQKVVLEARAELNTGMEHAKWQPTLACGYKAYPVITVSDRCDGCGKCVEQCPRNVLKAGSKAVLVIESRLEDCSMCRLCEKACMASDIGDEPAIRVNPHDSDYIFVVESDGSMPVKDIMIRALDIIGNKSRGLVDVLSDISGAI; encoded by the coding sequence ATGGAAATCACATTCAGCAGGCTTGATGAGAATGCTGCAAAGTTTATTCTGAAAGGTACGACATTTGCCTTTGCAAATTCCTTCAGAAGGGCAATGATTACAGATGTGCCCACACTTGCAATTGAAGATGTATATCTGTACGACAATAACAGTGCACTCTTCGATGAAATTCTCACTCACCGCCTCGGCCTGATTCCGATTACAACAGATCTTTCAGAATATGTCAGAAGAGACGAGTGTTCCTGCGGAGGCGAGGGATGCTCACAGTGCCAGGCAGTATTTACTCTGAGTGTCGAAGGTCCGGGAATTGTTATGTCCGGAGATCTGGTTCCCCAGAATCCGGGAGCAGTTCCTGTAAACCCTGACATTCCGATTGTAAAACTGGATGAAGATCAGAAGGTTGTCCTTGAAGCAAGGGCAGAACTGAATACCGGTATGGAACATGCAAAGTGGCAACCGACACTTGCATGTGGATATAAGGCATATCCTGTCATTACAGTGAGCGATCGCTGTGACGGGTGTGGGAAATGCGTTGAGCAGTGCCCAAGAAATGTCCTTAAAGCCGGTAGTAAGGCAGTGTTAGTCATTGAAAGCAGACTGGAAGACTGTTCCATGTGCAGGCTCTGTGAAAAGGCCTGTATGGCAAGTGATATCGGAGATGAGCCGGCGATACGTGTAAATCCCCATGACAGTGACTATATATTTGTAGTCGAAAGCGATGGTTCAATGCCTGTAAAAGACATTATGATCCGCGCACTGGATATAATCGGGAATAAATCACGTGGCCTGGTGGATGTATTAAGCGACATTTCAGGAGCGATCTAA
- a CDS encoding 30S ribosomal protein S11 yields MAEDSKEKWGVAHIYASFNNTVITVTDLSGAETVTKSSGGMVVKQARNESSPYAAMQMAINVANAAKDKGIVGVHVKVRAPGRGKQRSPGPGAQAAIRALARAGMRIGRIEDVTPVPHDSIRAKGGRRGRRV; encoded by the coding sequence ATGGCAGAAGATTCAAAGGAAAAATGGGGCGTAGCTCACATTTACGCTTCGTTTAACAATACAGTTATTACAGTTACAGATCTTTCCGGTGCAGAGACCGTTACCAAGTCAAGCGGTGGAATGGTTGTAAAGCAGGCACGTAACGAAAGCTCTCCCTATGCGGCAATGCAGATGGCAATTAATGTTGCAAATGCAGCAAAGGACAAGGGTATTGTTGGTGTCCATGTAAAGGTGCGTGCACCTGGACGTGGCAAACAGCGCAGCCCCGGTCCCGGAGCACAGGCAGCAATCCGTGCCCTTGCACGTGCCGGAATGAGAATCGGCCGTATTGAGGACGTAACACCTGTTCCACATGACAGCATTCGTGCTAAAGGTGGAAGAAGGGGCAGGAGAGTCTGA
- a CDS encoding 30S ribosomal protein S4 — protein MVYPGKNHKQYETPKRRFEKSRIDDENRLVIEFGLRNKRELWKAQSTLRRYRRAARDLLALKSSVTDEALIARKEDELLGHLAKYGLLPEGAGIGDVLAMKTENELERRLQTVVYRKGLARSPKQARQMITHGHISVNGRKVTIPGCRIRKSEESEVRYYGNSPFTGEAHPERGRIVSGGRQ, from the coding sequence ATGGTATATCCTGGTAAGAATCACAAGCAGTATGAAACACCAAAGAGGCGCTTTGAGAAGAGCCGTATCGATGATGAGAACCGTCTTGTCATTGAGTTCGGTCTCAGAAACAAGCGTGAGCTCTGGAAAGCCCAGAGTACGTTAAGGCGCTACCGCCGTGCAGCCCGTGACCTCCTTGCTCTTAAATCAAGTGTGACTGATGAAGCACTTATTGCGAGGAAGGAAGATGAGCTTCTTGGCCATCTTGCAAAATACGGCCTTCTTCCTGAAGGTGCAGGTATCGGCGATGTACTGGCAATGAAGACCGAAAATGAACTTGAACGCCGTCTTCAGACGGTCGTGTACAGAAAAGGTCTTGCACGCTCACCAAAGCAGGCACGCCAGATGATAACACACGGCCACATATCTGTAAACGGAAGAAAAGTTACAATTCCGGGTTGCAGAATCAGGAAGTCAGAGGAATCTGAGGTTCGTTATTACGGAAATTCCCCGTTCACAGGTGAAGCTCACCCTGAGCGCGGTCGTATCGTCTCCGGAGGCAGACAGTAA
- a CDS encoding 30S ribosomal protein S13, translated as MEEQEINYFVRIENADLDGTKSVQIALTGLPGIGMHTSAVISDMADVDPRATLGLLDEEHVERIRNVVTDYQNLVPVWMLNRQKDVYTGEAKQLLGSDLSLALEDDINRMRKIRCYRGIRHETGQKVRGQRTKSSGRRGSTVGVSRKKK; from the coding sequence ATGGAAGAACAAGAGATTAATTACTTTGTAAGGATTGAAAATGCCGATCTCGACGGAACAAAGTCCGTTCAGATTGCACTTACCGGCCTTCCGGGAATCGGCATGCACACATCTGCTGTAATTTCAGATATGGCAGATGTAGATCCGCGTGCAACCCTTGGTCTTCTCGATGAGGAGCATGTGGAACGCATTCGCAATGTGGTGACAGATTATCAGAATCTTGTTCCTGTATGGATGCTCAACCGTCAGAAGGATGTCTATACCGGAGAGGCAAAACAGCTTCTCGGTTCAGATCTCAGTCTTGCCCTTGAGGATGACATTAACAGGATGCGTAAGATTCGCTGTTACCGCGGTATCCGTCACGAGACCGGCCAGAAAGTACGCGGGCAGCGCACCAAGTCTTCCGGAAGAAGAGGATCGACTGTCGGTGTCAGCAGGAAGAAGAAGTAA